A stretch of the Nitratifractor salsuginis DSM 16511 genome encodes the following:
- a CDS encoding YceD family protein has translation MKITFSKVGRSPGNFRHRMEDLEIEGTLLRTGAHEVSMESEISGEIRLICDRCGSEFTEKLRLPLDLTLTDQARKVTEDLDTIEFLDGMIDISRLMEGEIASYRSAYHYCPKCREDEREVDIEY, from the coding sequence TTGAAAATCACGTTTAGCAAGGTGGGCCGCTCCCCCGGAAACTTCCGCCATCGGATGGAAGATCTGGAGATCGAAGGCACTTTGCTCAGGACCGGAGCCCATGAAGTGAGCATGGAGTCGGAGATCAGCGGAGAGATCAGGCTGATTTGCGACCGATGCGGCTCCGAATTTACCGAAAAGCTTCGTCTCCCTCTGGACCTGACCCTCACCGATCAGGCCCGGAAGGTGACGGAAGATTTGGATACCATAGAGTTTCTGGACGGCATGATCGACATCTCCCGATTGATGGAGGGGGAGATCGCCTCCTACCGCTCCGCTTATCATTATTGCCCGAAATGCCGGGAGGATGAGCGGGAAGTGGATATTGAATACTGA
- the rpmF gene encoding 50S ribosomal protein L32, with the protein MAVPKRRHSKTRAAKRRTHYKVKLPRPVKDADGTWRMPHRMNPVTGEYKS; encoded by the coding sequence ATGGCAGTACCCAAGAGAAGACACAGTAAAACCCGCGCCGCCAAGCGCCGCACCCACTACAAGGTCAAACTCCCCCGCCCCGTCAAAGATGCTGACGGTACCTGGAGAATGCCCCACCGCATGAACCCTGTTACAGGCGAATACAAGTCCTAA
- the plsX gene encoding phosphate acyltransferase PlsX — MIRVAIDAMGGDFGPEPIIEGCIQAIDERRFQPILVGDREAILSFLPQYYLEQVEIVEAGDVIDMHDQATNALRRKDSSIYKAVELVREGKADAVVSAGHSGATMTLATLRIGRLPHISKPALATLMPNVNNAKTLVLDVGAVVECKPHNLYEFGVMGEVYAQEVMKISSPRVGLLANGEEESKGNELTKEAFPLMKKIPGFLGNVEGRDIFNGSVEVVVTDGFTGNILLKTSEGVADAIFTMMRQEIRKSLPAKIGALLMKKKVFARLKKQVDYAEYGGAPLLGVNGCAIVSHGSSNAKAIKNAIFQAINYSESNVNKKIEELLIRNNGAQD; from the coding sequence ATGATCCGCGTCGCCATCGATGCGATGGGCGGGGATTTCGGTCCCGAACCCATCATCGAAGGATGCATCCAGGCAATCGACGAACGTCGTTTTCAGCCGATCCTCGTTGGGGATCGGGAAGCGATCCTCTCCTTCCTCCCCCAATATTATCTCGAGCAGGTAGAGATCGTCGAAGCCGGTGATGTGATCGATATGCACGATCAGGCCACCAACGCCCTGCGCCGTAAGGACTCCTCGATCTACAAGGCGGTGGAGCTCGTAAGAGAGGGGAAGGCCGATGCTGTCGTATCGGCCGGCCACAGCGGGGCCACGATGACCCTGGCGACCCTGCGGATCGGACGACTCCCCCACATTTCCAAACCGGCTCTGGCGACGCTGATGCCCAACGTCAACAATGCCAAGACGCTGGTCCTGGACGTCGGGGCAGTCGTGGAGTGCAAGCCCCACAACCTCTACGAGTTTGGGGTGATGGGCGAAGTCTATGCCCAGGAGGTGATGAAGATCTCATCACCCCGTGTCGGGCTCCTGGCCAACGGCGAAGAGGAGTCCAAGGGCAACGAGTTGACCAAAGAGGCGTTCCCTCTGATGAAGAAAATTCCAGGCTTTCTCGGCAACGTCGAAGGGCGGGATATCTTCAACGGCAGTGTGGAAGTCGTGGTCACCGACGGCTTTACCGGAAATATCCTTCTCAAAACGAGCGAGGGGGTGGCCGATGCCATCTTTACCATGATGCGCCAGGAGATCCGAAAGTCCCTGCCCGCCAAGATCGGTGCGCTGCTGATGAAAAAGAAGGTCTTCGCCCGGCTCAAAAAGCAGGTCGATTACGCCGAATACGGCGGAGCTCCTCTGCTGGGGGTCAACGGCTGTGCCATCGTCAGCCACGGCTCCAGCAATGCCAAAGCGATCAAAAACGCCATCTTCCAGGCGATCAACTACTCAGAATCCAATGTCAACAAAAAGATCGAAGAGCTACTGATACGCAACAACGGTGCTCAGGACTGA
- a CDS encoding beta-ketoacyl-ACP synthase III yields the protein MSTAKPIYASMRSIGAYVPPKILSNEDLEKIVDTTDEWIVKRTGIKERHIADSDVATSDLAVEAARDAIARAELEVEDIDLVLCATVTPDYFNMPATACIISNKLGIKNVQAFDISAACSGFVYGLSIAKAFIESGMKRNVLLIGAEKFSSIVDYTDRSTCILFGDGAGAAVISATQDPDERIIDIHASADGSYADFLMTPSPGSVNPASCEAIEQGLQYVKMKGNETFKLAVKTLTKDVREILEKNEIPAEKIDHFVPHQANYRIIKAVGDALKMRDDQIVRTVHKYGNTSAASIPMAINDIYEEGRLRYGDLMLLDTFGGGLTWASALLPFAGKNP from the coding sequence ATGTCAACTGCTAAACCTATCTATGCATCTATGCGCTCCATCGGAGCCTATGTCCCCCCGAAAATTCTCAGTAATGAAGATCTCGAAAAAATAGTCGATACCACTGATGAGTGGATCGTCAAACGTACCGGGATCAAGGAACGCCATATCGCCGATTCCGATGTTGCCACAAGCGATCTGGCGGTGGAGGCGGCGCGCGACGCCATCGCCCGGGCGGAGCTGGAAGTGGAAGATATCGACCTGGTGCTCTGCGCCACGGTGACGCCCGATTATTTCAATATGCCCGCGACTGCCTGCATCATCTCCAACAAACTGGGGATCAAAAATGTGCAAGCCTTCGATATCTCCGCGGCGTGTAGCGGCTTTGTCTACGGCCTGAGCATTGCCAAGGCTTTCATCGAATCGGGAATGAAACGCAATGTCCTGCTCATCGGTGCGGAGAAGTTCAGCTCCATCGTCGACTATACCGACCGGAGTACCTGTATCCTTTTCGGCGACGGTGCCGGAGCGGCGGTGATCTCCGCTACGCAGGACCCCGATGAGCGGATCATCGATATCCACGCCAGTGCCGATGGTAGCTACGCCGACTTTCTGATGACCCCTTCGCCTGGTTCTGTCAATCCCGCCAGCTGCGAAGCGATCGAGCAAGGATTGCAGTACGTCAAGATGAAAGGCAACGAAACTTTCAAGCTGGCGGTCAAGACCCTCACCAAGGATGTGCGGGAGATCCTGGAGAAGAATGAGATCCCTGCCGAGAAGATCGATCATTTCGTGCCCCATCAGGCCAACTATCGGATCATCAAGGCGGTTGGGGACGCGCTGAAGATGCGCGACGATCAGATCGTCCGCACTGTCCACAAATACGGCAACACTTCCGCCGCCTCCATCCCGATGGCGATCAATGACATTTACGAAGAGGGGCGTCTGCGCTATGGGGATCTGATGCTGCTCGATACCTTCGGCGGAGGGCTGACCTGGGCGAGCGCTCTGCTTCCCTTCGCCGGAAAAAATCCTTAA
- a CDS encoding 3-methyladenine DNA glycosylase: protein MIDNSFELLFRLKSVGYDNPSRDPWWWPNSGSFEVVVGGILTQNANWERVELSLENLRNKGLLNPESLAEYPAASLEALIRPSGFHTAKGRNLRELSRAMLEKFGSFDAFRQEVSREWLLERRGVGPETADAILNYACYREAFVVDSYTARLLAALGYELESYDAVQSWMLEGLAGREKELFAGMPAAQIYARSHGMVVEYCKANRKGRQIRVEALRD from the coding sequence ATGATAGATAACTCCTTTGAACTTCTTTTTCGTCTAAAATCCGTCGGCTATGATAACCCTTCCCGTGATCCCTGGTGGTGGCCCAACAGTGGGAGTTTTGAGGTAGTCGTCGGGGGGATATTAACCCAGAATGCCAACTGGGAGCGGGTGGAGCTTTCGTTGGAGAATTTGCGAAACAAAGGGCTTTTGAACCCGGAGAGCTTGGCGGAGTATCCCGCCGCTTCCTTGGAGGCCTTGATACGCCCCAGTGGATTTCACACCGCCAAGGGGCGCAATCTGCGGGAGCTGAGCCGAGCGATGCTGGAGAAGTTCGGCTCCTTTGACGCCTTCCGCCAAGAGGTAAGCCGGGAGTGGCTTCTGGAGCGCCGGGGGGTAGGGCCGGAGACGGCGGATGCGATCCTCAACTACGCCTGCTACCGGGAAGCCTTCGTCGTCGACAGCTACACGGCACGCCTGCTGGCAGCATTGGGCTATGAGCTGGAAAGTTACGATGCGGTGCAATCCTGGATGCTGGAGGGTCTCGCGGGACGGGAAAAGGAACTCTTTGCGGGGATGCCCGCAGCCCAGATCTATGCCCGGAGCCACGGGATGGTGGTGGAGTATTGCAAAGCCAACCGCAAAGGTCGGCAGATCAGGGTTGAGGCTCTGCGGGACTGA
- a CDS encoding heavy-metal-associated domain-containing protein, translated as MKKILLSAVLLAGILQADKIAVIEVEGMTCPLCTVAIKRSLKKTEGVYKAKVKLNTRKATVRFRDDLNTSRLLQAIEKAGYKGKILSVSPAEPQP; from the coding sequence ATGAAAAAAATACTATTGAGTGCCGTCCTTTTGGCGGGCATCCTTCAGGCGGATAAGATCGCGGTGATCGAAGTGGAGGGGATGACTTGCCCGCTCTGCACCGTGGCGATCAAGCGCTCTCTTAAAAAGACCGAAGGGGTTTACAAGGCAAAAGTCAAGCTCAACACCCGCAAAGCGACGGTTCGCTTTCGAGACGATTTGAACACCAGCCGCCTCCTTCAGGCCATCGAAAAGGCGGGCTACAAGGGTAAAATCCTCTCCGTCAGTCCCGCAGAGCCTCAACCCTGA
- a CDS encoding mercuric transporter MerT family protein — MKLDCRDLDCPVPVLKTKEALESFEEGILDVELNTLSSIENIKRFVTSQGLYFEEKRLGPRHVILSIVKGYECTIEPPVPSESVTPDDNRVTRETEGALSSLSSQDTAEALRAAQITQSAKEKQQARTFYSLLFGGIVSAILASTCCLGPLLFLIFGVSVGSLSFLQWFAPYHSYFSLAAVGVVGYLWFDWWRGRKERIACATSLCKNYTLYLSLGTLFVAVMVSYPWWAGYLLMMGD, encoded by the coding sequence GTGAAACTCGACTGCCGCGATCTCGACTGCCCCGTCCCGGTGCTCAAGACCAAAGAGGCGCTGGAATCTTTTGAAGAGGGCATCCTCGACGTCGAGCTCAACACCCTCTCCTCCATCGAAAACATTAAGCGTTTCGTCACAAGCCAGGGACTCTATTTCGAAGAGAAGCGCCTGGGGCCCAGGCACGTGATCCTGAGCATCGTCAAGGGCTACGAATGCACGATCGAGCCTCCCGTTCCTTCAGAGAGTGTCACGCCCGATGACAACCGAGTCACCCGGGAAACGGAAGGGGCACTTTCGAGCCTCAGTAGCCAGGATACCGCCGAAGCACTGCGAGCGGCCCAGATCACCCAGAGTGCCAAAGAGAAGCAGCAAGCAAGGACCTTCTACTCCCTGCTCTTTGGAGGGATCGTCTCGGCCATTTTGGCGAGCACCTGCTGCCTGGGGCCGCTGCTCTTTCTGATCTTCGGTGTCAGCGTGGGATCGCTGAGCTTCCTGCAGTGGTTCGCCCCCTACCACAGCTACTTCAGCCTTGCCGCTGTCGGCGTGGTGGGCTATCTCTGGTTCGACTGGTGGCGGGGGCGCAAAGAGCGCATCGCCTGCGCCACGAGCCTCTGCAAGAACTACACCCTCTACCTGAGCCTGGGGACTCTCTTTGTGGCGGTGATGGTGAGTTATCCCTGGTGGGCGGGATATCTTTTGATGATGGGAGATTGA
- a CDS encoding transglutaminase-like domain-containing protein, whose amino-acid sequence MQRRDFLKTLSVAAAASLLGSAGTLQAATMAPESEEEISREKRRFRVRYSFDLKNPDGKGPYPARLWNPMPYQAPWQNVRILHFDGNMDEWNLNDDNSYDVNILYAGWKKSPNPKKLEIEMEIETRYRSVPLEAIEAASKKNLPIPEEVQRFLKPTAHIPTDGKIKAKADELTQGISDCFEKVKKIYDWVTLTTFRDPKVVGCGSGDAGKMMNSGYFGGKCTDISSLFVALLRAAGIPAREVFGIRLGLSHYSKALGKADDKGFADITTWQHCRAEYYIPGLGWVPSDPADITKLELVESRKYNDPKVQELKRRYLHSWEMNWVGFNWGRDFILSPKPEQYPINMLGYPYAEVEDEPLDYYFPKEFAYHITSQEITKK is encoded by the coding sequence ATGCAACGACGTGATTTTCTCAAAACCCTCTCTGTGGCAGCCGCTGCCTCTCTGCTTGGCTCTGCCGGCACCCTGCAAGCCGCGACGATGGCCCCCGAAAGCGAAGAGGAGATTTCCAGAGAGAAGCGCCGCTTCCGTGTCCGCTACAGCTTCGACCTCAAAAATCCCGACGGCAAGGGCCCCTACCCCGCACGGCTCTGGAACCCGATGCCCTATCAGGCCCCCTGGCAGAATGTCCGGATCCTCCATTTCGACGGCAATATGGATGAGTGGAACCTCAACGACGACAACAGCTACGATGTCAACATCCTCTACGCCGGATGGAAAAAATCGCCCAATCCCAAAAAGCTCGAAATAGAGATGGAGATCGAGACCCGCTACCGCAGCGTTCCCCTCGAAGCGATCGAAGCGGCCAGCAAAAAGAACCTCCCCATCCCCGAAGAGGTGCAGCGTTTCCTCAAACCCACCGCCCACATCCCCACCGACGGCAAGATCAAAGCCAAAGCCGACGAACTCACCCAAGGCATCAGCGACTGTTTCGAAAAGGTCAAAAAGATCTACGACTGGGTGACCCTGACCACCTTCCGGGATCCCAAGGTAGTCGGCTGCGGCTCCGGAGATGCCGGCAAAATGATGAACAGCGGCTACTTCGGGGGCAAATGCACCGACATTAGCTCCCTCTTCGTCGCCCTGCTCCGCGCAGCGGGCATCCCTGCCCGGGAAGTCTTCGGCATCCGCCTGGGGCTCTCCCACTACTCCAAAGCTCTGGGCAAAGCCGATGACAAGGGCTTCGCCGACATCACGACCTGGCAGCACTGCCGGGCCGAATACTACATCCCCGGCCTAGGCTGGGTCCCCAGCGATCCGGCGGATATCACCAAACTGGAGCTCGTCGAGAGCCGTAAATACAATGACCCCAAGGTCCAGGAGCTCAAGCGCCGCTATCTGCACAGCTGGGAGATGAACTGGGTCGGCTTCAACTGGGGCCGGGATTTCATCCTCTCCCCCAAACCCGAGCAGTATCCCATCAATATGCTGGGCTACCCCTACGCCGAAGTGGAGGATGAACCCCTCGACTACTACTTCCCCAAAGAGTTCGCCTACCATATCACCAGCCAAGAGATCACCAAAAAGTGA
- the selD gene encoding selenide, water dikinase SelD, which yields MDNRYRLTKFVKAAGUAAKLGPGDLSHILADLSSDDERLIVGIGSSEDAGVFRLDVDRALVQTLDVITPVVDDPYVYGQIAAANSLSDVFAMGAEVLTAMNIVGFDACNHPPEVLSEILAGGASKVRECGGVIVGGHTIEAPEMTYGLSVTGLAHPERIYRNDTARVGDLLILGKPLGLGVLTTAIKADLLSAEAVRRVAEILAQLNYRASLAMCSFDVSACTDVTGFGLAGHAYEMSGKGRVSLRFDFGSLPLVPEAREMAAMGIIPAGSYNNRSYLESKTRWEVETPDDILFYDAQTSGGLLMAVRPDDAFALLDRLRSEGYEAAAIVGEVLEPQEAALIVR from the coding sequence TTGGACAACCGTTACCGATTGACCAAATTCGTCAAAGCTGCCGGTTGAGCCGCCAAACTGGGTCCGGGGGACCTTTCACATATTTTGGCGGATCTGAGCAGTGACGATGAGCGCTTGATCGTGGGAATCGGCAGCAGCGAAGACGCGGGAGTTTTTCGCCTCGACGTGGATCGGGCGCTGGTGCAGACCCTGGATGTGATCACGCCGGTGGTGGACGATCCCTATGTCTATGGGCAGATCGCCGCCGCCAACAGCCTCAGCGATGTTTTCGCGATGGGGGCCGAGGTGCTGACGGCGATGAACATTGTGGGCTTCGATGCCTGCAACCATCCGCCGGAGGTTTTGAGCGAAATCCTGGCTGGCGGGGCGTCCAAGGTGCGGGAGTGCGGCGGCGTAATCGTGGGCGGCCACACCATCGAAGCGCCGGAGATGACCTATGGGCTGAGCGTGACGGGCCTGGCCCATCCCGAGCGGATCTATCGCAACGATACGGCGAGGGTGGGGGACCTGCTGATCCTGGGCAAACCCCTGGGGCTGGGGGTCCTCACTACCGCCATCAAGGCCGATCTGCTTTCGGCGGAGGCGGTCAGGCGGGTGGCGGAGATCCTGGCCCAGCTCAATTACCGGGCTTCTCTGGCGATGTGCAGCTTCGACGTGAGCGCCTGCACCGACGTGACCGGTTTCGGCCTGGCGGGGCATGCCTATGAGATGAGCGGTAAGGGGCGGGTGAGCCTGCGCTTCGATTTCGGGTCGCTTCCCCTCGTGCCCGAGGCGAGAGAGATGGCGGCGATGGGGATCATCCCCGCCGGCAGCTACAACAATCGCAGCTATCTGGAGTCCAAAACCCGCTGGGAAGTCGAAACGCCTGACGATATTCTTTTCTACGACGCCCAAACCAGCGGGGGATTGCTGATGGCGGTGCGCCCGGACGATGCCTTCGCCCTGCTGGATCGGCTGCGCAGCGAGGGGTATGAGGCGGCGGCGATTGTGGGCGAAGTGCTCGAGCCCCAGGAAGCGGCCCTGATCGTCCGATAG
- the mnmH gene encoding tRNA 2-selenouridine(34) synthase MnmH has translation MVLCYNGNDFIQQEPLTVQTPLPLIDDFRSIVTENRPLIDTRAPVEYAKGSFPEAVNLPLMNDEERERVGTTYKQEGHDAAVKLGHELVSGEVRQKRIDAWIDFLRAHPDAYLFCWRGGQRSEIVQRWIYEHCGIAVPRLKGGYKAFRNYLMDESLRLVRNREILVIGGRTGSGKTLLLQQIDEAIDLEGLARHRGSAFGRYARPQPSQIDFENALAYALIRHDAAGHRRIVIEDESRNIGQRYIPPEIFAEFQKAPVILLERPLDERIEISYQDYILYGQKEYDEAFRRGETPYGWYETMQHNFKRIRKRLGDERTRRFSALLDAAWQEQLRTGNPEGHKIWIRALLEEYYDPMYDYQIEKKKERIVFRGNAEEILEYLK, from the coding sequence ATGGTGCTGTGTTATAATGGCAACGATTTTATCCAGCAGGAGCCCTTGACGGTGCAGACTCCCCTTCCCCTTATCGACGACTTCCGTTCCATTGTGACTGAAAACCGCCCCCTCATCGATACCCGTGCCCCGGTAGAGTATGCCAAGGGCTCTTTCCCCGAAGCTGTCAATCTCCCCCTGATGAACGACGAAGAACGGGAACGCGTCGGCACGACTTACAAGCAGGAGGGGCACGATGCCGCGGTGAAACTGGGCCACGAACTGGTCAGCGGCGAAGTGCGCCAAAAGCGGATCGACGCCTGGATCGATTTTCTGCGCGCCCATCCCGACGCCTATCTCTTCTGCTGGCGGGGCGGGCAGCGCTCCGAAATCGTTCAGCGCTGGATCTACGAGCACTGCGGCATCGCCGTCCCCAGGCTCAAGGGAGGCTACAAAGCCTTTCGCAACTACCTGATGGACGAAAGCCTCCGCCTGGTCCGAAACAGGGAAATCCTGGTAATCGGCGGGCGCACCGGCAGCGGAAAAACCCTGCTACTCCAGCAGATCGACGAGGCGATCGACCTGGAGGGCTTGGCACGACATAGAGGATCGGCCTTCGGGCGCTATGCCCGGCCCCAGCCCAGCCAGATCGACTTCGAAAACGCCCTCGCCTACGCCCTGATCCGCCACGACGCGGCAGGCCATCGGCGCATCGTCATCGAGGACGAGAGCCGCAACATCGGCCAGCGCTATATCCCCCCCGAGATCTTCGCCGAATTTCAAAAAGCGCCGGTGATCCTCCTGGAACGCCCCCTCGATGAACGCATCGAGATCAGCTATCAGGACTACATCCTCTACGGCCAAAAAGAATACGACGAAGCCTTCCGGCGGGGAGAGACCCCCTACGGATGGTACGAAACGATGCAGCACAACTTCAAGCGGATCCGCAAGCGGTTGGGAGATGAGCGGACCCGGCGCTTCAGTGCGCTGTTGGATGCCGCGTGGCAGGAGCAGCTACGCACCGGAAACCCCGAAGGGCACAAGATTTGGATCCGGGCACTGCTGGAAGAGTATTACGATCCGATGTACGATTATCAGATCGAGAAGAAAAAGGAGCGGATCGTTTTCAGAGGAAACGCGGAGGAGATTTTGGAGTATTTAAAATAA
- a CDS encoding phosphoribosyltransferase: MFRDRQDAGRQLARALERYRGTPGLLVLAIPRGGVEVGYEVAKYLEAEFDLIICRKLPYPFNPESGFGAIAEDGTVYINPRASIPMSEEEVLVIIRQQQKEIARRIRVLRGGRSLPPLEGRTVILVDDGIAMGSTMHAALEMCRKAGAAKVVVAVPVAGPYAVAEFSRLADDLVVLESPPNFHAVAQVYERWYDVSDEEVLEIMARWQKERER, translated from the coding sequence ATGTTTCGTGACCGACAGGATGCAGGCCGACAGTTAGCCCGGGCACTGGAGAGGTATCGGGGGACGCCGGGACTGCTGGTCCTGGCGATTCCGAGAGGCGGGGTGGAGGTTGGCTACGAAGTGGCGAAATATTTGGAGGCGGAGTTCGATCTGATCATCTGCCGCAAGCTGCCTTATCCCTTCAACCCGGAAAGCGGCTTTGGGGCCATCGCTGAGGATGGCACGGTCTACATCAATCCAAGGGCCTCCATCCCTATGAGCGAAGAGGAGGTCCTGGTGATCATTCGGCAGCAGCAAAAAGAGATCGCCCGCAGGATCCGGGTGCTGCGGGGCGGCCGGTCCCTGCCCCCTTTGGAAGGGCGCACCGTCATTCTCGTCGATGACGGGATCGCGATGGGCTCGACGATGCACGCGGCTCTGGAGATGTGCCGCAAAGCCGGTGCGGCCAAAGTGGTGGTGGCGGTGCCGGTAGCAGGCCCCTATGCAGTAGCGGAATTCTCCCGTTTGGCGGACGATCTGGTGGTTCTGGAATCTCCTCCGAATTTCCACGCCGTAGCCCAGGTCTATGAGCGTTGGTACGATGTGAGTGACGAAGAGGTTTTGGAGATTATGGCCCGCTGGCAAAAGGAGCGGGAGCGATGA
- the dtd gene encoding D-aminoacyl-tRNA deacylase has protein sequence MIAVLQRVSRSLVRVDGEVVGEIGRGMNILLGVVKEDTRKDIDKLIAKIPHLRIFPDEEGRMNRSLIDCGGSALVISQFTLAANVKKGRRPSFERAMVPEEARELYEAFCEALAEYVPVERGIFGAMMEVEIHNDGPVTLILDSREL, from the coding sequence ATGATCGCCGTGCTGCAGCGGGTGAGCCGTTCCTTGGTCCGGGTCGATGGAGAAGTGGTGGGAGAGATCGGCCGGGGGATGAATATTCTCCTGGGGGTCGTCAAAGAGGATACCCGCAAAGATATCGACAAACTCATAGCCAAGATTCCCCATCTACGCATCTTTCCCGATGAGGAGGGACGGATGAACCGCAGCCTGATCGACTGCGGGGGATCGGCTCTGGTAATCAGCCAATTCACTCTGGCCGCCAATGTCAAAAAGGGACGTCGCCCCAGTTTCGAGCGGGCGATGGTGCCGGAGGAGGCGAGGGAGCTCTATGAAGCTTTCTGCGAAGCGCTGGCGGAGTATGTGCCGGTGGAGCGGGGGATCTTCGGGGCGATGATGGAGGTGGAGATCCACAATGACGGGCCGGTGACTCTGATCCTGGACAGCCGGGAGCTTTAG
- the ppk2 gene encoding polyphosphate kinase 2, protein MKTIFQDLEVLKEHVKDKEGKEALKDLEKNFKLLRTKSGLAQLLKKKKLRKIIRTVEYEEELTQLQVELIKLQNWVYDNKKRVMIIFEGRDAAGKGGAIKRFIQYLNPRKFRVAALPKPTEVETGQFYFQRYFKHLPDPGEIVFFDRSWYNRAIVEPVYGFCTEEQYEKFMKEVPEIEHALIDDGITLIKFWFSISKETQQKRFKERMTNPLKHWKLSPVDQKAQEMWDKITYYKEEMFSRTHTSYAPWIIVDSNDKKRARLESIRYVLSRIPYEGKKDAVINLHHDPDIVERYHRRSHQEKG, encoded by the coding sequence ATGAAGACTATTTTTCAGGATCTGGAAGTACTCAAAGAACACGTCAAAGACAAGGAGGGCAAAGAGGCGCTCAAAGATCTGGAGAAAAACTTTAAGCTGCTGCGGACCAAAAGCGGCCTGGCTCAGCTGCTCAAGAAAAAAAAGCTCCGCAAGATCATCCGTACCGTGGAGTATGAAGAGGAGCTCACCCAGCTTCAGGTGGAGCTGATCAAGCTCCAAAATTGGGTTTATGACAACAAAAAGCGGGTGATGATCATCTTCGAGGGGCGGGATGCCGCCGGAAAGGGCGGGGCGATCAAACGCTTCATCCAGTACCTCAATCCCCGCAAGTTCCGCGTAGCGGCGCTGCCCAAACCGACCGAGGTAGAGACGGGGCAGTTTTATTTCCAGCGCTACTTCAAGCATTTGCCCGATCCGGGGGAGATTGTCTTTTTTGACCGGAGCTGGTACAACCGGGCCATCGTGGAACCGGTCTATGGATTTTGTACCGAGGAGCAGTATGAGAAGTTTATGAAGGAGGTCCCGGAGATTGAGCATGCCCTCATCGACGATGGAATCACCCTCATCAAATTCTGGTTCTCCATCAGCAAAGAGACGCAGCAGAAGCGCTTCAAAGAGCGGATGACCAACCCCCTCAAGCACTGGAAGCTCAGCCCCGTGGATCAGAAGGCCCAGGAGATGTGGGACAAGATCACTTATTACAAAGAGGAGATGTTCAGCCGCACCCATACCAGCTACGCCCCCTGGATCATCGTCGACAGCAACGACAAAAAACGGGCACGCCTGGAGTCGATCCGCTATGTCCTCTCCCGGATCCCCTACGAGGGCAAAAAGGATGCCGTCATCAACCTCCATCACGACCCCGATATCGTGGAGCGCTATCACCGCCGATCCCACCAGGAGAAAGGGTAA